The following are encoded together in the Choloepus didactylus isolate mChoDid1 chromosome 7, mChoDid1.pri, whole genome shotgun sequence genome:
- the LOC119540856 gene encoding uncharacterized protein LOC119540856 has product MVLGLEPEKEEKRETHLNAPHERLSSYYMPLPLAIRNLFQSIKITSESLQTWLAQPRIVLAPAPFHLAHLTHPSRLYYKHPGLRRILESLPKRAPSHPTHLGHSPSLLSPPDYKLLKARAASCTPKTEPRRKERLTARPRCSSVAGDPQTRPRHHSLDYNLTAPTRTSPRAPPGDAPTCRVSAKRGLPQLSRPEPRCPKTPRGLRELILPPHGPYSSLRGLRLAPPLRGTSQLPAPKPWAGRARAYAGAGRGDSSSQSPAAQPRRHLAREGGS; this is encoded by the exons ATGGTGCTGGGTCTGGAAccggagaaagaagaaaaaagagaaacccaCCTCAATGCACCCCATGAACGTTTATCGTCCTACTACATG CCTCTACCTCTAGCCATCCGGAACCTCTTTCAGTCCATCAAAATCACCTCTGAGTCTTTGCAAACATGGTTGGCCCAACCTAGAATAGTCCTCGCCCCCGCGCCCTTTCACCTGGCTCATCTCACTCATCCTTCCAGGCTCTACTATAAGCATCCCGGCCTCAGGAGGATCCTGGAATCCCTACCTAAGCGAGCTCCTTCCCATCCTACACATCTTGGCCACAGTCCGTCACTACTGTCCCCTCCAGACTATAAGCTCCTGAAGGCAAGGGCCGCGTCTTGTACCCCTAAAACGGAGCCCAGGAGAAAGGAAAGGCTCA CTGCGCGGCCTCGGTGCTCATCTGTAGCGGGGGATCCTCAAACCCGCCCTCGTCATCACAGCCTGGATTACAACCTCACTGCCCCCACCCGGACCTCCCCGCGCGCCCCACCCGGCGATGCGCCCACCTGCAGGGTCTCAGCGAAGCGCGGTCTCCCGCAGCTCTCCAGGCCCGAACCGAGGTGCCCGAAGACCCCGAGGGGGCTGCGGGAGCTGATCTTGCCGCCCCACGGGCCTTATAGCAGCCTCCGCGGTCTCCGCCTGGCCCCTCCGCTTCGCGGTACTTCCCAGCTTCCTGCCCCCAAACCCTGGGCGGGGCGCGCGCGCGCATACGccggggcagggaggggggacTCGTCCTCTCAGAGTCCTGCGGCTCAGCCCCGGCGCCACCTCGCCAGGGAAGGGGGCAGCTGA
- the SERPINB9 gene encoding serpin B9 has protein sequence MDAFSEANGTFAIRLLKILCQDSPSHNVFYSPVSISSALAMVLLGAKGNTAAEMAQALSLNAGEDIHKGFQFLLNEINKPGTQYLLRTASRLFGEKTYEFLSTFQESCLRFYHTELEGLSFITAAEKSRKHINTWVSGKTEGKIRELLPSDSLGPETRLVLVNAIYFKGRWNEQFDKTYTRKMPFKINQKEQKPVQMMFQESTFKMTYVKEVCAQILELPYAGDELSMVILLPDDDVDLNMVEKHLTFEKLIAWTQPDHMRSTEVEVFLPRFKLEENYDMESVLQHLGIVDAFQEAKADFSAMSAKRDVFLSKFVHKSFVEVNEEGTEATAASAMVVVECCLESGPRFCADHPFLFFIRHNTANSILFCGRFSSP, from the exons ATGGATGCTTTCTCTGAAGCAAATGGCACCTTTGCCATCCGCCTTTTAAAGATACTGTGTCAAGACAGCCCTTCACACAATGTGTTTTATTCTCCTGTGAGCATCTCCTCAGCCCTGGCCATGGTCCTGCTAGGGGCAAAAGGAAACACGGCGGCTGAGATGGCCCAG GCACTTTCTTTAAATGCTGGGGAAGACATTCATAAGGGTTTCCAGTTTCTTCTCAATGAAATTAACAAACCTGGCACTCAGTACTTGCTAAGAACAGCCAGCAGGCTCTTTGGAGAAAAGACTTACGAATTCCTTTCA ACCTTTCAGGAATCCTGCCTTCGGTTCTACCACACTGAGCTGGAGGGGCTGTCCTTTATCACAGCTGCAGAAAAGTCCAGGAAGCATATAAACACCTGGGTCTCAGGAAAGACGGAAG GTAAAATTAGAGAGCTGTTACCAAGTGACTCCCTTGGTCCAGAAACCAGGCTGGTTCTTGTCAACGCCATCTACTTCAAGGGAAGGTGGAATGAGCAGTTTGACAAGACTTACACGCggaaaatgccttttaaaattaaCCAG AAGGAGCAAAAGCCAGTGCAGATGATGTTTCAGGAATCTACATTTAAAATGACCTATGTAAAAGAGGTGTGTGCCCAGATCTTGGAACTGCCTTACGCAGGGGATGAGCTGAGCATGGTCATTCTGCTTCCTGATGACGATGTGGACCTAAACATG GTGGAAAAGCATCTCACTTTCGAGAAACTCATAGCCTGGACTCAACCAGATCATATGAGGAGTACTGAAGTGGAAGTTTTCCTTCCAAGATTTAAACTGGAAGAGAATTACGACATGGAATCTGTGCTTCAACATTTGGGAATAGTTGACGCTTTCCAAGAGGCCAAGGCAGACTTTTCTGCAATGTCAGCCAAGAGAGACGTGTTCCTGTCCAAGTTCGTGCACAAGAGTTTTGTGGAAGTCAACGAGGAGGGCACGGAAGCCACCGCTGCCTCAGCTATGGTGGTTGTGGAATGCTGCTTGGAGTCAGGGCCGCGGTTCTGTGCCGACCatcccttccttttcttcatcAGGCACAACACGGCCAACAGCATCCTGTTCTGCGGCAGGTTTTCATCTCCATGA